Proteins encoded by one window of Thermovirga sp.:
- a CDS encoding response regulator transcription factor, which yields MKIRVFLADDHPLTRAGLRDYIAKEKDLELVGEAGDGLEAWRVIEKERPDVALLDIRMPGENGVALARRIKASSLPVKPVMLTSFDAQQYVMASFRAGARGYVLKTVTPEELARAIRVVARGGLYLDGEVARSMEDGEFAYEALSAREREVLLHAARGLSSKEIAGVLIISERTVQTHLASIYGKLGARNKTEAMLLALKYGIVALEELIE from the coding sequence ATGAAGATAAGGGTTTTCCTCGCCGATGATCACCCCCTCACCCGCGCCGGGTTGAGGGATTACATAGCGAAGGAGAAGGACCTGGAGCTGGTGGGGGAGGCCGGTGACGGCCTTGAGGCCTGGAGGGTCATCGAAAAGGAAAGGCCCGACGTGGCCCTGCTGGACATCAGGATGCCCGGTGAGAACGGCGTCGCCCTGGCCAGGAGGATCAAGGCATCCTCACTCCCGGTCAAGCCGGTGATGCTCACATCCTTCGACGCCCAGCAGTACGTCATGGCCTCGTTCAGGGCCGGAGCCAGGGGTTACGTCCTCAAGACCGTAACCCCCGAGGAGCTCGCCCGCGCCATCAGGGTGGTGGCCCGTGGGGGCCTTTACCTTGATGGGGAAGTGGCCCGCAGCATGGAGGACGGGGAATTCGCCTACGAGGCGCTGTCGGCAAGGGAGAGGGAGGTCTTGCTCCATGCCGCCAGGGGCCTCTCCAGCAAAGAAATAGCAGGGGTTCTCATCATCAGCGAAAGAACGGTGCAGACCCACCTGGCTTCCATATATGGCAAGCTCGGGGCCAGGAACAAGACCGAAGCCATGCTGCTGGCGCTTAAGTACGGCATCGTAGCCCTGGAGGAGCTGATCGAATGA